One Oleidesulfovibrio alaskensis DSM 16109 genomic region harbors:
- a CDS encoding heavy metal translocating P-type ATPase, protein MKDDSQLSAADGGETGAAGVTHDGAQPPRTARMPVKGMTCAVCAGRIEKVVGAMQGVQSVNVNLASEIMDVSWNPEVVRLDDITAGVKKLGFEAMPPRDEALEETVLRFSVGGMTCAACSGRIEKVVGGMEGVASVTVSLPAETATVVPMAGTAHRALVDAVEARIRALGFTAQYMAPEAADDAHALWEKQKAESDARLAEMRRRLVPAFLFALPLFVISMGEMAGLPMPALLSPHRSPVSFALVQLMLVLPVMWSGRNFYRVGFRNLINGGPNMDSLIAVGTGAAFAYSLWNTVEIVLGVDVMQRAMDLYYESAAVIIALISLGKYFEVRSRARTSEAIRGLMELTPDTALLVEPEGHREVPVAEVHRGDRLLVRPGDRIPVDGILVSGTSSVDESMLTGESMPVTKREGDSVAGGTINGTGSFTMRAERVGADTVLARIIRLVQDAQGSKAPIASLADRVSLYFVPIVMAVALVSGLSWFAFSGEGFAFSLRIFIAVLVIACPCAMGLATPTSIMVGTGRGAQLGVLIKSGTALEAAGRVQAVVFDKTGTLTEGHPVLEDVEPVGSAAQPDVLVRLAASLESASEHPLGAAIVEGARRRQLSLWPVDGVSAVPGRGVTGTVASPEGERRIHIGNTAFLREAGMQADWDAVGRLMQGHAEKGRTPLLMGVDGQVAGVLTVADPLKENAPAVVAGLKDMGIHVVMLTGDNATTARAVAERAGIDDVVAEVMPDEKDAKVAALQERGYRVAMVGDGINDAPALARADVGIAMGTGIDVAVEAGDVVLMKGDLHGVLTALALSRATVRNIKQNLFWAFGYNVLGIPVAMGLLHALFGGPTLSPMIAGAAMAMSSVSVVSNALRLRFFRPS, encoded by the coding sequence ATGAAAGACGATTCACAATTGTCAGCCGCGGACGGGGGCGAAACCGGCGCGGCAGGTGTAACGCACGACGGTGCACAGCCGCCCCGTACAGCCAGAATGCCGGTCAAGGGTATGACCTGCGCGGTCTGCGCCGGACGGATAGAAAAAGTTGTCGGCGCCATGCAGGGCGTGCAGTCCGTCAATGTCAACCTTGCTTCTGAAATCATGGACGTGAGCTGGAATCCGGAAGTGGTCCGGCTTGATGATATTACTGCCGGAGTGAAAAAACTGGGCTTTGAGGCGATGCCTCCCCGGGACGAAGCTTTGGAAGAGACTGTGCTGCGCTTTTCTGTGGGAGGCATGACCTGTGCCGCCTGTTCCGGAAGAATAGAAAAAGTTGTGGGCGGCATGGAGGGCGTTGCTTCGGTGACGGTAAGCCTGCCGGCGGAAACGGCCACCGTGGTGCCCATGGCGGGAACGGCGCACCGGGCACTGGTTGACGCTGTGGAAGCGCGCATACGGGCGCTGGGTTTCACCGCGCAGTACATGGCGCCCGAAGCGGCGGACGATGCACATGCTCTGTGGGAAAAGCAGAAGGCCGAAAGCGACGCCCGTCTTGCCGAAATGCGGCGCAGGCTTGTTCCTGCTTTTCTTTTTGCACTGCCGCTGTTTGTCATCTCCATGGGAGAAATGGCGGGGTTGCCCATGCCCGCGTTGCTTTCACCGCATCGGTCGCCGGTGTCGTTTGCCCTTGTGCAGCTTATGCTGGTGCTGCCTGTCATGTGGTCGGGCCGCAATTTTTACCGCGTGGGTTTCAGAAACCTGATCAACGGCGGACCCAACATGGATTCGCTTATTGCGGTGGGTACGGGAGCGGCGTTTGCCTACAGCCTGTGGAACACCGTGGAGATTGTGCTGGGCGTGGATGTGATGCAGCGCGCCATGGACCTGTATTACGAGTCGGCAGCCGTGATCATTGCCTTGATTTCGCTTGGCAAATACTTTGAAGTCCGCTCCCGCGCCCGCACGTCCGAGGCCATACGGGGACTCATGGAGCTGACGCCTGATACGGCTCTGCTGGTTGAGCCGGAAGGCCACCGCGAGGTTCCCGTGGCAGAAGTGCATCGCGGCGACAGGTTGCTGGTGCGCCCCGGTGACAGAATTCCCGTGGACGGGATATTGGTTTCCGGCACTTCAAGTGTTGATGAATCCATGCTGACGGGTGAAAGCATGCCGGTGACCAAGCGTGAAGGCGACAGCGTGGCGGGCGGCACCATTAACGGTACCGGCTCGTTCACCATGCGCGCGGAACGCGTGGGAGCCGACACTGTGCTGGCGCGTATCATCCGGCTGGTGCAGGACGCGCAGGGATCCAAGGCTCCCATTGCCAGTCTGGCAGACAGAGTGTCGTTGTATTTTGTTCCCATTGTCATGGCTGTGGCACTGGTGTCCGGTCTCAGCTGGTTTGCTTTCAGCGGAGAAGGCTTTGCTTTTTCGCTGCGCATTTTCATTGCGGTGCTGGTTATCGCCTGCCCGTGCGCCATGGGACTGGCCACTCCCACTTCCATTATGGTGGGCACGGGACGCGGAGCGCAGCTGGGTGTGCTGATCAAAAGCGGTACCGCGCTGGAAGCCGCCGGCAGGGTGCAGGCCGTTGTGTTTGATAAAACCGGAACCCTGACGGAAGGGCATCCTGTGCTTGAGGATGTGGAGCCGGTAGGCTCTGCGGCACAGCCGGATGTTCTGGTACGGCTTGCCGCGTCTCTCGAATCTGCTTCTGAACACCCGCTGGGCGCGGCCATTGTGGAAGGTGCCCGCAGGCGTCAGCTTTCGCTGTGGCCGGTGGACGGCGTATCTGCCGTGCCGGGACGCGGGGTTACGGGCACTGTCGCTTCACCGGAAGGTGAGCGCAGGATTCATATAGGCAATACCGCATTTCTGCGTGAAGCAGGTATGCAGGCCGATTGGGACGCTGTGGGGCGGCTTATGCAGGGTCATGCCGAAAAAGGCCGAACCCCCCTGCTGATGGGGGTGGACGGTCAGGTGGCCGGGGTGCTTACGGTGGCTGATCCGTTGAAGGAAAACGCTCCGGCTGTGGTTGCCGGTCTGAAAGATATGGGCATCCATGTGGTGATGCTGACCGGTGACAACGCCACCACGGCGCGGGCCGTGGCGGAGCGTGCCGGTATAGATGACGTGGTGGCCGAAGTGATGCCCGATGAAAAGGATGCCAAAGTGGCGGCGCTGCAGGAGCGCGGCTACAGAGTGGCCATGGTGGGAGACGGTATCAACGATGCTCCCGCACTGGCGCGCGCCGATGTGGGCATAGCCATGGGAACGGGCATCGATGTGGCCGTGGAGGCCGGCGACGTGGTGCTGATGAAAGGAGACCTGCACGGTGTGCTGACTGCGCTGGCGCTTTCGCGTGCCACGGTGCGCAACATCAAGCAGAACCTTTTCTGGGCATTCGGCTATAACGTGCTCGGGATTCCGGTGGCCATGGGGCTTTTGCATGCGCTTTTCGGCGGCCCCACGCTTTCGCCCATGATAGCCGGCGCTGCCATGGCCATGAGTTCCGTGTCCGTAGTCAGCAATGCGCTGAGGCTGCGATTTTTCAGGCCCTCATAG
- a CDS encoding cation transporter — translation MPDITVKGMSCNHCKTSVTNALSAIQGLKNVSVDLEKGKATWEEADPSAPVDVQKIKDAITGIGFEAE, via the coding sequence ATGCCGGACATCACAGTAAAAGGAATGTCGTGCAACCACTGCAAGACATCAGTCACCAATGCACTTTCCGCCATTCAGGGGCTGAAGAACGTGTCCGTTGATCTGGAAAAAGGCAAAGCAACATGGGAAGAGGCAGATCCTTCTGCTCCTGTGGATGTGCAAAAGATTAAAGATGCCATCACCGGCATAGGATTTGAAGCGGAATAG
- a CDS encoding peroxiredoxin-like family protein, whose translation MALQKRLDAVSRRLESQLPREIIAVMDTVATQLRLADVQGKAARQGAYAPMFSMRDMLGNVINPVDRLLQGPVLISFFRGKWCRYCIEELLELNALAAQVRQAGGSIIAVTPQLPRFNRAMAYECSLGFDVLTDTGCRMASAMGLAYQVPPAVKNLFVHFGIDLARYNGASGWHLPVTSRYVVGTDGRIACAHIDLDYSRRTPPEETLGVLRSLGAA comes from the coding sequence ATGGCATTGCAGAAGCGGCTTGATGCGGTAAGCAGACGTCTGGAAAGTCAGTTGCCGCGCGAGATAATTGCGGTGATGGATACCGTTGCAACGCAGCTGCGGCTGGCTGATGTGCAGGGAAAAGCGGCACGGCAGGGGGCATATGCTCCCATGTTCAGTATGCGTGATATGCTGGGCAACGTGATCAATCCTGTGGACAGGTTGCTGCAGGGGCCTGTGCTGATCAGTTTTTTCAGAGGAAAATGGTGCAGGTACTGCATCGAGGAACTGCTGGAACTTAATGCGCTGGCGGCACAGGTGCGGCAGGCCGGTGGCAGCATTATTGCTGTTACCCCTCAGTTGCCCCGTTTTAACAGGGCCATGGCGTACGAGTGCTCACTTGGGTTTGATGTTCTGACTGATACGGGCTGCCGCATGGCTTCGGCGATGGGGCTTGCCTATCAGGTGCCGCCGGCGGTGAAGAATCTTTTTGTACATTTCGGCATTGACCTGGCCAGATATAACGGAGCTTCGGGGTGGCATCTTCCTGTCACGTCGCGGTATGTGGTCGGCACAGACGGTCGTATTGCCTGCGCCCATATTGATCTGGACTACAGCAGACGGACACCGCCGGAAGAAACGCTGGGCGTTTTGCGGTCTCTGGGCGCGGCCTGA
- a CDS encoding AMIN domain-containing protein has product MNRVIAMLILGVLLTAMVLIVANYMSRPDVPANYAQEETVPSVAVPAPQDGNATQPENVDLRSMLQKPAAVPEDLPETVDGGLPQPEPVAPGAATPGSGENASVPAPPAVDLNAVRAAAPQKDTAQDDVAAVSGGSEEPVKQAQPAAPSVAEKTQPAAAAPVVKKEPSVRKTGAVTMEASGFRFDGSKLIFYVRGSRPFEHSVFTLSKPDRLVVDVKGAWTKVSTPQTPSNRLVKNTRSGVYKDHVRFVLDLKAPLVSHTAKMQGNELVIIMN; this is encoded by the coding sequence ATGAACCGCGTAATTGCCATGCTGATTCTTGGCGTGCTGCTTACCGCCATGGTGCTGATCGTGGCTAACTACATGTCGCGTCCTGATGTGCCGGCCAACTATGCACAGGAAGAAACCGTGCCTTCCGTGGCTGTGCCTGCCCCGCAGGACGGCAACGCCACTCAGCCGGAAAACGTTGATCTGCGCAGCATGCTGCAAAAGCCTGCCGCCGTGCCCGAAGATCTGCCCGAAACCGTGGACGGCGGGCTGCCTCAGCCCGAACCTGTGGCTCCGGGAGCGGCAACCCCCGGAAGCGGCGAAAATGCGAGCGTGCCCGCTCCGCCGGCGGTTGACCTGAACGCCGTGCGCGCCGCGGCGCCGCAGAAAGACACCGCACAGGATGACGTTGCCGCTGTGTCCGGCGGCAGTGAAGAACCGGTGAAACAGGCTCAGCCTGCCGCACCTTCCGTGGCGGAAAAAACTCAGCCTGCGGCTGCCGCGCCTGTCGTTAAAAAAGAACCCTCCGTGCGCAAAACCGGAGCCGTAACAATGGAGGCATCCGGTTTCCGCTTCGACGGCAGCAAGCTTATTTTTTATGTCAGAGGGTCGCGTCCGTTCGAGCATTCGGTGTTTACGCTGAGCAAGCCCGACAGGCTGGTTGTGGATGTGAAGGGGGCGTGGACAAAGGTCAGCACGCCGCAGACACCTTCCAACCGCCTTGTGAAAAACACCCGCTCCGGCGTGTACAAAGATCACGTCAGATTTGTTCTTGATCTTAAAGCTCCTCTTGTGTCGCATACTGCAAAAATGCAGGGTAATGAGCTTGTGATCATAATGAATTGA
- a CDS encoding tetratricopeptide repeat protein has protein sequence MRLDRYLGVYSTVESAPFSAGRPGKPSSRKRYWSVWAKDGEEVLVQPLTGSLDPGGDIRPVPRAELESRFMHEPGLTALLPAEPDAAAGGQLKIELEGDDPFYASDAAAGEDYRQEDERPARLDLDELTLEEAEETEHAARTDFAFALTYLRRGETDRARALFESLAAPDARYQPGHRHMFTDFGISLRKSGLPEVALMHHKRALQLSPSDDHIHFNIARVCFDMGNMRDALHHLEASLAMNPQLEASKRFKEYILNHEKHGR, from the coding sequence GTGAGGCTAGACAGGTATCTGGGTGTATATTCAACTGTGGAAAGCGCGCCTTTTTCCGCCGGAAGGCCCGGAAAACCTTCGTCACGCAAGCGTTACTGGAGTGTCTGGGCAAAAGACGGTGAAGAGGTGCTTGTGCAGCCGCTTACCGGCAGCCTTGACCCCGGCGGTGACATACGGCCTGTGCCCCGCGCCGAACTGGAAAGCCGCTTTATGCACGAACCGGGGCTGACGGCCCTGTTGCCGGCAGAACCCGATGCAGCAGCCGGCGGTCAGCTGAAAATTGAACTGGAAGGCGATGACCCTTTCTACGCGTCAGATGCCGCCGCCGGAGAGGATTACCGTCAGGAGGATGAACGGCCGGCACGGCTTGATCTTGACGAGCTGACGCTGGAAGAGGCCGAAGAAACAGAGCATGCCGCCCGCACCGACTTTGCCTTTGCCCTTACCTATCTGCGCAGGGGCGAAACAGACAGGGCCAGAGCGCTGTTTGAAAGTCTGGCCGCGCCGGATGCGCGTTATCAGCCCGGACACCGGCATATGTTTACCGATTTCGGCATAAGTCTGCGCAAAAGCGGTCTGCCGGAGGTGGCGCTGATGCACCACAAAAGGGCATTGCAGCTCAGTCCGTCCGACGACCATATTCATTTCAATATTGCCAGAGTCTGTTTTGATATGGGAAACATGCGCGATGCGTTGCATCATCTTGAGGCATCGCTTGCGATGAATCCGCAGCTTGAAGCGTCGAAGCGCTTCAAAGAGTATATTCTTAACCATGAGAAACATGGCCGCTAG
- a CDS encoding hydrogenase maturation nickel metallochaperone HypA translates to MHEMSIAASLIDIVKEEMAKHGATRLLMVRVRYGRLTNIVPEALQMGFEATCLEAGIKDARLELEEVPLTVACGGCGETFTPEHEDILYMPCPRCGREFAHEVLTGRELFVDHIEAE, encoded by the coding sequence ATGCATGAAATGTCCATCGCCGCAAGCCTGATAGATATCGTCAAGGAAGAAATGGCCAAGCACGGAGCCACCCGCCTGCTGATGGTGCGGGTACGCTACGGCAGGCTGACCAACATCGTTCCCGAAGCCCTGCAGATGGGCTTTGAAGCCACCTGCCTTGAGGCAGGCATCAAAGATGCCAGACTGGAACTGGAAGAGGTTCCCCTGACGGTTGCCTGCGGCGGGTGCGGTGAAACTTTCACCCCCGAACATGAGGACATACTGTACATGCCCTGCCCCCGCTGCGGGCGCGAGTTTGCCCACGAGGTGCTGACAGGGCGCGAGCTTTTTGTCGATCACATCGAAGCAGAATAA
- the hypB gene encoding hydrogenase nickel incorporation protein HypB, which produces MEIPVIRNVLEANEQTAAQLRKLFAQSDLLVLNLISSPGAGKTSLLERTLTDLKDEFVMAVVEGDLQTSNDARRVAATGAKAVQINTDGGCHLNSAMVLDAVQHFDLKATDILFIENVGNLVCPVEFDCGEDFKIALLSVTEGDDKPEKYPLLFNLSAAMVLNKTDLLPYVDFDVERARRFATHLNKDLAFLPVSCRSGEGLQAWYDWIRTAVTAKRAA; this is translated from the coding sequence ATGGAAATTCCCGTTATCCGCAACGTTCTGGAAGCCAACGAACAGACCGCGGCACAGCTGCGCAAACTGTTTGCTCAAAGCGATCTGCTGGTTCTGAACCTTATCAGTTCACCCGGCGCGGGCAAAACCAGCCTGCTGGAACGCACTCTTACCGATCTGAAGGACGAATTCGTCATGGCCGTGGTGGAGGGCGACCTGCAGACATCCAACGATGCGCGGCGCGTTGCGGCCACCGGAGCAAAGGCAGTACAGATAAACACCGACGGCGGCTGCCATCTGAACAGCGCCATGGTGCTGGATGCCGTACAGCATTTCGACCTGAAAGCAACGGATATCCTGTTCATCGAAAACGTGGGAAATCTGGTATGTCCCGTGGAATTTGACTGCGGCGAAGATTTTAAAATCGCCCTGCTCAGCGTGACGGAAGGTGACGACAAGCCGGAAAAATACCCTCTGCTGTTCAACCTTTCCGCAGCCATGGTGCTGAATAAAACCGACCTGCTGCCTTATGTCGATTTTGACGTGGAACGTGCACGCCGGTTTGCCACTCACCTTAATAAGGACCTTGCTTTCCTGCCTGTTTCATGCCGCTCCGGCGAAGGGCTGCAAGCATGGTACGACTGGATACGCACAGCCGTAACCGCCAAGCGCGCGGCCTGA
- a CDS encoding iron-sulfur cluster carrier protein MrpORP: MSNTGCGQTAGAQAQGLQELNPEEMRLQRTLKRIRHKVVVMSGKGGVGKSTFAVNLAAGLALAGKRVGLIDVDVHGPSVPRLLGLHNARVTIENDYIEPVRWSAGLSVMSLGFLLPDMDQAVVWRGPVKMGFIRQLLADVVWGDLDYLIADCPPGTGDEPLSVLQLLGADAQGLIVTTPQAVAVDDVRRSISFCRDLGNPVLGLVENMSGIACPQCGHLEALFGKGGGKDLAEETGVPFLGAVPLDPQVVRSGDKGLVFVQARPEAAAAQAVMRVVQTVLALSENDRPQAPSLHGPVTVAVTAAGGTLCRHAGYCEEIILAQADGKSRQVQEVRTVPAPADSTTLPEWLAGQGVNVLITGGLSAEMENRLRREGITCVTGAPDCPPQEAVSAWLEGRLTAG; this comes from the coding sequence ATGAGTAATACCGGCTGCGGGCAGACCGCAGGAGCACAGGCACAGGGTCTGCAGGAACTGAACCCCGAAGAAATGCGCCTGCAGCGTACATTGAAACGCATCCGCCACAAAGTCGTGGTCATGTCGGGCAAGGGCGGCGTGGGCAAGTCCACATTTGCCGTCAATCTGGCGGCAGGGCTTGCGCTGGCGGGCAAACGCGTGGGCCTTATAGACGTCGATGTCCACGGTCCCAGCGTGCCCCGCCTGCTCGGCCTGCACAATGCCCGTGTCACCATTGAAAACGACTATATCGAGCCTGTCCGCTGGAGTGCCGGTCTTTCCGTCATGTCGCTGGGCTTTCTGCTGCCCGACATGGATCAGGCCGTTGTCTGGCGCGGCCCCGTAAAAATGGGATTTATCAGGCAACTGCTGGCCGACGTGGTGTGGGGCGACCTTGACTATCTGATCGCCGACTGCCCCCCCGGCACCGGAGATGAACCGCTTTCGGTGCTGCAACTGCTCGGTGCCGACGCCCAGGGCCTTATTGTCACCACGCCGCAGGCTGTCGCCGTTGACGACGTACGCCGCTCCATATCGTTCTGCCGGGATCTGGGCAATCCAGTACTGGGACTGGTAGAAAACATGAGCGGCATAGCCTGCCCGCAGTGCGGCCATCTGGAGGCGCTGTTCGGCAAAGGCGGAGGAAAAGATCTGGCAGAAGAAACAGGCGTGCCTTTTCTTGGCGCCGTCCCGCTGGACCCTCAGGTTGTGCGGTCCGGTGACAAGGGGCTGGTGTTTGTGCAGGCCCGCCCTGAAGCAGCAGCGGCGCAGGCTGTCATGCGTGTGGTGCAGACAGTGCTTGCCCTTTCGGAAAACGACAGGCCGCAGGCACCATCACTGCACGGGCCGGTTACCGTGGCTGTCACTGCCGCCGGAGGCACGCTGTGCCGCCACGCCGGTTACTGCGAAGAAATTATTCTGGCGCAGGCTGACGGTAAAAGCAGGCAGGTGCAAGAGGTACGCACCGTTCCTGCACCCGCAGACTCGACCACTTTGCCGGAGTGGCTCGCCGGGCAGGGAGTCAACGTGCTCATCACCGGCGGGCTTTCCGCCGAGATGGAAAACCGCCTGCGCCGCGAAGGCATCACATGTGTTACGGGTGCTCCCGACTGCCCGCCGCAGGAGGCAGTCAGCGCATGGCTTGAAGGCCGGCTGACAGCGGGCTGA
- a CDS encoding M24 family metallopeptidase, translating into MPSVSAGRFAAAERMPEDELQQRHERLRGIMHRRVPAASGMLVFSRVNIYYLTGTLGNGVLWLPVQGDPVLMLRRGLQRARAESPLRHIVPFRSFSDVMPRCSDAGVPVGDVAAVEQGGLTWQLGTMLQERMGGVSFAPADSCLSACRSVKTEWELKKMRLAGARHHQALRHLLPDRLHAGMTERQVAHAGWQVFYSLGHCGMMRMNAAGEEIFLGHVCAGDSGNYPSHFNGPLGLVGEHPAVPAMGYAGKVWQKGQVLSCDIGFCLEGYHTDKTQIYFAGAAAAVPDVVRRAHDVCVMIQQKTAEALKPGAVPSELYAQALQTARREGFEAGFMGVDDRKVAFLGHGIGLAIDDQPVIAARFDAPVEKGMVFALEPKIGIEGTGMVGVENTYEVTEDGCRCLTGDDFGIVCVE; encoded by the coding sequence TGAACGCCTGCGCGGCATCATGCACCGGCGTGTGCCTGCGGCTTCGGGCATGCTGGTTTTTTCACGCGTCAATATTTATTACCTGACCGGAACGCTGGGCAACGGCGTATTGTGGCTGCCCGTGCAGGGTGACCCCGTGCTTATGCTGCGCAGGGGACTGCAGCGGGCCCGTGCAGAAAGTCCTTTGCGGCATATCGTGCCCTTCCGTTCGTTTTCAGACGTGATGCCGCGCTGTTCCGATGCCGGTGTGCCTGTGGGCGATGTGGCCGCCGTGGAACAGGGCGGGCTGACGTGGCAGCTGGGGACCATGCTGCAGGAACGCATGGGCGGGGTGTCTTTTGCACCCGCAGACAGCTGTCTGAGCGCCTGCCGCAGCGTGAAGACAGAGTGGGAACTGAAGAAAATGCGGCTGGCAGGGGCGCGGCATCATCAGGCTTTGCGGCATCTGCTGCCCGACAGGCTGCATGCGGGCATGACGGAGCGTCAGGTGGCCCATGCAGGCTGGCAGGTTTTTTACAGTCTGGGGCACTGCGGCATGATGCGCATGAACGCCGCCGGAGAAGAGATTTTTCTGGGGCATGTCTGCGCGGGCGACAGCGGCAATTATCCCAGCCATTTTAACGGGCCGCTGGGGCTTGTGGGCGAACATCCGGCAGTGCCGGCCATGGGGTATGCCGGAAAGGTGTGGCAGAAAGGGCAGGTGCTTTCGTGTGATATCGGTTTTTGTCTGGAAGGGTACCACACGGACAAGACGCAGATATATTTTGCCGGTGCAGCTGCTGCCGTGCCCGATGTCGTGCGCCGGGCGCATGATGTGTGCGTGATGATACAGCAGAAGACCGCTGAGGCATTGAAACCCGGTGCCGTCCCTTCCGAACTGTACGCACAGGCACTGCAGACTGCGCGGCGCGAGGGATTTGAGGCCGGATTCATGGGCGTGGACGACAGAAAGGTGGCTTTTCTGGGGCACGGCATCGGTCTGGCCATTGATGATCAGCCCGTTATTGCCGCCCGTTTTGACGCACCTGTGGAAAAAGGCATGGTCTTTGCGCTGGAGCCGAAGATAGGCATTGAGGGAACCGGCATGGTGGGCGTTGAAAACACGTATGAAGTGACGGAAGACGGCTGCCGGTGCCTTACGGGTGACGATTTCGGTATTGTGTGCGTGGAGTAG